One region of Oceanipulchritudo coccoides genomic DNA includes:
- a CDS encoding MBL fold metallo-hydrolase, with amino-acid sequence MTERIEDGFEDVLGKAASGLGLDLLQLSERTGISIEDLNALMEGKFDEEACLLVSRELHLDGPSVVQLAKGTWRPEPVDLKGLTGYTTPFPVPGYEEMTVNSFLVLDSESKSGAVFDPGADVSALLADIQRLDIKIERIFLTHSHDDHIHALSELLEKTGNPPVWIHENEPLSGLNHFCEGRIFRVGGLEIESRLTNGHSPGGTTFVVSGLSKPVAIVGDSLFCCSQGGAPNAYERALENNRKKILSLPDETILCPGHGPATTVGEEKQNNPFFRRSDS; translated from the coding sequence ATGACGGAACGTATCGAAGACGGATTTGAGGATGTGCTGGGAAAAGCCGCCTCGGGGTTGGGACTGGACCTTCTGCAACTGAGTGAAAGAACCGGCATATCAATTGAAGACCTGAACGCGCTGATGGAGGGCAAGTTCGATGAGGAAGCTTGTCTTCTTGTCTCAAGGGAGCTCCACCTGGATGGGCCGTCTGTTGTGCAGTTGGCCAAGGGAACCTGGCGTCCCGAGCCGGTTGATCTGAAGGGTCTGACCGGTTATACAACACCTTTCCCGGTTCCTGGATACGAGGAAATGACCGTCAATAGCTTCCTCGTTCTTGATTCAGAATCAAAATCGGGGGCGGTCTTTGATCCGGGGGCCGATGTCAGTGCCCTGCTGGCCGACATTCAGCGTCTGGATATCAAGATTGAGCGGATTTTTTTAACCCATTCGCACGATGATCACATCCACGCCCTTTCGGAATTACTTGAAAAAACAGGAAATCCTCCCGTGTGGATTCATGAGAATGAGCCCTTGTCGGGCTTAAATCATTTTTGCGAGGGCAGAATTTTCCGGGTGGGCGGCCTCGAGATTGAGAGCCGCCTCACCAATGGGCATTCCCCGGGTGGAACAACTTTTGTCGTCAGTGGGCTCTCAAAGCCGGTGGCGATTGTCGGCGACTCGCTCTTCTGCTGCTCACAGGGTGGAGCGCCAAATGCTTATGAACGGGCGTTGGAGAACAACCGTAAGAAGATTCTCAGCCTTCCCGATGAGACAATCCTCTGCCCCGGGCATGGACCGGCGACCACCGTCGGGGAGGAGAAACAGAACAATCCGTTTTTCCGTCGCTCCGATTCCTGA
- a CDS encoding AEC family transporter codes for MGYIISTLFPVFAVLGLGYILARKTFLSRDFLNELNRFVYYISLPALIINGLATAQSLPSGTVPTFLIYMAATFLVIGAAFLTARLLKLQRWQFGTFIQASFRGNLAFIGIPVLVYALRDYPKEFAAGIVAQAIFVFAPTMIFYNVVSVLLLIGSRDGDASDRMRGMLKSIATNPLILASVGGVILFLLPFSLPEPVYNTLEFVGRIAAPAALICVGGGMAVVSMEGRYRSATFSAILKTAVTPLFAWVMSLPFNLSSETTLLLMIFAATPTAVASYVMAKELDGDEAMASGGIVLSTVFSIISLSIVVGLF; via the coding sequence ATGGGCTACATCATTTCAACTTTATTCCCGGTCTTCGCAGTCCTTGGACTGGGCTACATTCTGGCTCGAAAGACATTCCTCTCGCGGGATTTTCTCAATGAGCTGAACCGGTTTGTGTATTATATCTCCCTGCCTGCACTGATTATTAACGGGCTGGCAACTGCACAAAGCCTTCCAAGCGGGACTGTTCCCACTTTCCTCATCTACATGGCGGCCACCTTTCTTGTGATTGGTGCCGCCTTTCTGACAGCGCGCCTGCTGAAGCTCCAGCGCTGGCAATTCGGGACCTTTATCCAAGCTTCATTCCGCGGAAACCTCGCCTTCATCGGCATCCCCGTCCTCGTCTACGCACTTCGGGATTACCCAAAGGAATTCGCGGCCGGTATTGTCGCCCAGGCCATCTTTGTCTTCGCCCCGACGATGATTTTCTATAATGTTGTTTCAGTCCTGCTGCTCATTGGTAGTCGCGATGGGGACGCCTCGGACAGAATGCGGGGCATGCTGAAAAGCATTGCCACAAATCCCCTCATTCTAGCCTCGGTGGGCGGCGTCATTCTTTTTCTGCTTCCCTTCAGCTTGCCGGAGCCGGTTTACAATACACTGGAGTTTGTCGGAAGGATAGCCGCACCGGCGGCCCTTATCTGTGTCGGGGGAGGCATGGCCGTGGTCTCCATGGAAGGCCGTTATCGGAGTGCAACATTTTCGGCCATTTTAAAAACAGCGGTAACCCCGCTTTTTGCATGGGTGATGAGCCTGCCGTTCAACCTTTCAAGCGAAACAACCCTCCTGCTCATGATCTTTGCGGCAACGCCGACGGCTGTGGCCAGCTATGTGATGGCCAAGGAACTGGACGGGGACGAGGCCATGGCCTCCGGGGGAATCGTCCTCAGCACGGTGTTTTCCATTATTTCCCTGAGTATTGTTGTCGGCCTGTTTTAA